The following nucleotide sequence is from Salvia miltiorrhiza cultivar Shanhuang (shh) chromosome 7, IMPLAD_Smil_shh, whole genome shotgun sequence.
CGCATAAAAGGAAACCTAATTCCTCGAGTGATCTATGCTGCTGGACTTCTACAACTCTCATTATTGGTCATAGGTCAACTTATTGATAGGGGGAGAACCTCAAACTTGGAACAAAGTACAGTTGTTAAAGCATTGGCCTTGACAGCTGCATGGAGTTCGATGACCATTTTGTTGTCTGGGAAACAGGGTTCTCTTGCTTTCTTGGCTTTGCTGATCGGAGGTTCTTGCTCTACCTTTTTTCTTCCGTAGTGTGTGTATTATATTCAATGGGTTAATTTCTTCAGTAATTAATATTAAAGCTGGTGATTAGTAAGAAGTTAGCTCAGTGATTAATACGTTTTCTTTGGATTAATTCTCTATAGGTTGGTGCTTAATTAGATTAATGGCCTTGGAACAGAACACCGAAAATGACTCTTCTGGATCTTCACTCTCTTATGTCCTTCCTGTATCCCAATGGAGCCTTCTGGCTGTGTGCATGTTTTTCAGTACCGGTCATTGGTAAGATGCTTTGTGCTTCTCCCGAGTTTCGAGCACATTGTGATATGAGACTGTGTCTGGTTTATTTTGGTGTTAAAGGCTTTACTTAGTACGGCCCATAACTcgtttttttgccttttcactGTGTAGGTGTGCTTTTGATGGCCTCAGATATGCAGCTGCATTTATTGGGTGAGAACACACATGGCCTTGCTTGTTCCTTCTTCCAAGGCCAAACAATATTGTCAATGCATCTGAACTAACCATCTTCATCTACTTCAGGTTTGATGAATTCAAACTTATTCGGCAAGCTATCCTTCTCACCATCGACACATTCGGTTTTTCACACATTCTTCCTATATTTGGACTTCCACTCGTTGCACGCGGTTATCTGCTGAGGCAGAGCAAACAAGTATTTTCTATTAGAATAtgtcaagtaagttttccttgGGATGTCTCATATTGAAATGCTCTTTTGGAACTTGAGCTGGAAATTATAGGTGTCTCTTGGTCTTCAGGTGTATTTGATGTATGGACTCATCACAGCCATAACAACCACATTCACGATGCTATGTGTCACAATACAAAGGCGGCATCTCATGGTATATCCTCGTATTTTGAGTTTTACTTGCACTTAAGCTGACTCAGTATTATTCAGCGATTACATCATAATACATTGCAGGTCTGGGGATTATTTGCTCCAAAATTCGTCTTTGATGTGGTTGGCCTTCTTCTTGGTGACTTGTTGATATTTTTGTCAGCTCTTTATTATACTTCATGAATACATGCTGCAGAAATCGTTACCCTTTCCCCTGTCGATCTTTTCTAGCAAGAGCTGATTTTAGAATTGCAAAATTTCTTGGAGATCTGCTTACATCCACACTTATTGGGCGTAAGAAGATGACTTTGACAACGATTTTTTTCTGAATGAGATCCTTCAACATTTTGTAGTTAAGGTTGTAAGTTGATGGATTATATACATGGTGATGTGATCATTTACTTTAGAGCATCATCCCACAGCAAATTTGTTCAGAAACTTTGTAACCTTTTTGGTATAAGATTGATAGCTGCGAAATTTTGCTGGAAGTTGTATACTTTTTTAACTATATTTGAACCTTTTAGATCTTCTAATGAAATGGAATAATATACAGCTGCAATTCAAAATTAGTTTATGTACTACTCTTTTCGTCCCACTCATcttgagatatttttttatttggcaaatgttttatctttttttttttgaggcagcaaatattttatcttttattcaccttttttcactttttcatctatcACACTTAGCATACTATATACTATTTCCTCCGTcctccaaataacttcctaataGGAAACAACACGgattttaaggaaaagttgtgtattgataatgaaaaaaaaaattgtaatactagtaattagtattgaaagtggtaaAAAAGTGTTAcaattagtattgagaatgaTAAAtgttgaaaagtaagaataaataaaatattattagtgatgGGGTAATGCCCCAAAATAGatatgaagttatttggggacgtctcaaaaaagaaatatagaaagttatttgaagaacgaagggagtactaatttcttaaattttgtgCCCAAAAATTTATCTTAAGATAAATGGGATGGAGTACTTGTTTTTATTATTCTAATCGTAATATATATTCCAGAGTGAAGATGTTGCTAACTTTCAATCTTTTACGAAGAATGTTAGCTGTCAcagtcgaaaaaaaaaatatgtatgttTAAATAATGATTGTGAATATGTAAAAAATGAAGCATATGATTCGATGAAAATATAACGAAATATATAGATACATATAGCATCCTAATATATCGTTTGCTTAAAATATGAAAGCCAATGGCTCGTTATCTACTATCTATATCTTTTTGATTTTGTATTACACATGAGAAGTGTGATACGCaatacaaaatatttaattttatatatatatatatatatatatatatgattaaatatgatattaatatttaataaattaatggataTCACAGTAAAAAATATCACACATTATCCCATACcatgtactccctctgtcctgtCCCACGAAACATGAATCGTATTCTGTTTTAGGCCCCACGAAACTTGTTACGTTTCTTTATATGGTAAAAAAATTTTCCCTTATtcacatttttacttttttatctatcacacttaacacactaaatattactccctccgtcccactagacttggcacacttgccttttttgtttgtcccactagaattggcactttcctaaaatagtatgtgatccctactttctctactcacataaaataagtggaccctacctactttacactcttaaccctttattcttaatctccgtgcccaactcaaaagtgccaagtctagtgggacggagggaatactttCTTAGATCTCGTGCCCAAGAGAAACAACTCATGTTTTGCGGGACAGAGAAAGTAACAAACATGCCCTTGGTGAATGAAGCCTATATCCACCAAGGGCTTATTTGCTCCATCCACCAAGGGCTTATTTGCTACATGATATATTGACAAAAGATAGCATGCGATATGTTGACCATACCAGTTGCCTCAGAGTCAACATTTAGTTTTGGGGGTCATATCATAGATGAGGCTCGTTCTAGATTAAGTCTGAATATTGTTGAGTCATTGGTAGTGACTAATGATTGGATTCCAACTATTAAATAAAATCGTAGGTATCATTTTTAACTGTATATCATTATACACTTATTTATCATTTAAGTTGagtttttataattatttttgtatgtGTTTATAGCGCAGATTATTACAGTCCCTCGTTTTAGGTGCATTCGGTGAAGGCAATGAAAAGGAGTTGTGAAATGGTAATATCTATTGTAAGTAATATTCACTTTTGTTAACTACTTTATTATGTTCAAGCCTTTGCAGTTGTCGTTCTTAAATTTGTGTAATTGCAGGAAATGAACAATCAATAAACTTTGTGGgaataaaaaaaagaacttCTTGCTTGCCTTGATGAAACTTGATCACATGCTTCACAACTTTTTTTGCAGTTCTATTGTTGAATCCAACTTCGtatttatttaagttatttgtaCCTTTTCATTTTCGCAAAAAATATTATGgcaatattattaatatatttttaaaatatcattcccgaaattaataaaaaataaatcatggaTCGGGTTGGATCGGACCCGAAACAAGccggtcgggtcgggtcgggtctgGATCGATCAGATTTTAGTTCTGAACGGGTCGGGTCTAGAACCAGAACCATTACTTTATAGATCAACGAATAATCAACTATTCTAAATCGGTTCAGGTGAAACCTGCCCATCGACATCCCCAAATTTGATTACGATTGCATGTTGGTCCCGAGCGAGTGTGTATTGGTGTATGAGATGGGGAATACACCAATTACAATTTTTTCATAGTTGTGTTTAAGGATCAGGTTCAACTGAAAATGAGTCAATTGATGTTGATTCTAATAAGCTAATAAGTAGACTGACCAGTTTCCACATAAGTTTGTTCACACTGATTAGTCAGTTATCAATCTTTCTAACTGCTCTTCAGCTAGTCAGTTAGACTGATGACCGAGTATGTGTGGAATATAGTGGTTTAAAACTTTGGTGGTTTAACACTCGATTTGTGAAAATCCCTTTATCTATATATCTTATTAGCTTATTATGAGTTTGATTTACAGCAATATTATAAGGAGCAAACTTACTAAGTCAGATGAAGATAATGCAAATGATATGTATGCTTATTTATGATAGATATATGTATGTAAAATGTAAAGCACACAAATGTTTAACGTGGTTTAGAGTCAACTGCTCCTACGTCCACAACCTTGTTGAACAGGGGAATCCACTTCAATTTAGGATTCCTTATTTTAAGGTTGCAAGTCAACCGACCAACTAGTTACATTAAGCTGATCTATGGGTTACGCAGTCGTGACCGTTTAAAGAAATTTGCACGGTTTGCTTCTTTATTTTCCAACAACTTTTAGGTTATTCACACGTAGCTTACTCGTCGAACTCTTTCTTACTCCAACACTTATCTTTTACAAAAGGGTGTGAGGTTGTTATCCAACTAATTGAACACATTGTTACAATGAAGAACATAGGTGTATTTTAGTATGTTCAAAATCTAGGATAATGATAATATTATGAAGAACCGCATACCTAGGAACTAACTATTGATTCAGAAGTATGAACTTGGAATATTACAATGTAGATCGAGTTCCTCATCGAAATGTTGCTATTGTCGAATAATAGCCTTGAAGGCTTTGAGAAATCAAATGTACAACAACTCTGGTGCATTTGAATTTGATCTTATGTTATATATAGACGAGACTTGAATAGAGCCGTTGGGTAAGGCATTCTTCAATTTCGGTCCGTTAGCAGTTGAAATATTTCTGTTGGACTGCATCAGAGATGTCGTTGTCAAGTCATGATGCACGATGAACCCTGTAACTTCAGATTTACTCTGCAATCTCTTAGGTATGGATGATCTTCGGTGGGGTCCACTTTTGTGGACTGGAAGCCAGTTGGAATATTTGATCAGCTGTTTCTTGTCTCTGGTCGGCACATCTGCTAAGTCTTTTTCTCCTGCTGTTGAGTTTTCATCGTCAACTGGTTCTCCTCTTAAGTTGGATCTTCACTTGAGCTGGGACTCCTTCAACAaaatcttcttcttcagttGGAATAATCTCTTCAACTAGAATTTCTAGTAGCCTTTGATTCTTCATAAAATTTCTTTAAGTCTTCTTTTACTTTTACTTAGATTTCAACTTACTACACTTTAGCTGAAAACTTTCTGAGTCGTCAACTAATTTGATCATCATTGGAATTTTGATATCATTGAATTTTGACATCTTCAAAAGAATTTTTCCAACACTACATACTAAGTatctataaatattatatagcCCAAACCAATACTATTGTTTCTTAATTGAATAGAAATATTAAAACCTACTTTTTAACAATTTATGTAGTAAATCAAACGCTATCATTTTCATTTTGGAGGTCTCTTCATCTCTATCCACAATATTTCCCTGTAGATACTGCTGCGAAAAAGGAGATTTATCATCCAATAATCTACAGGATTATTAAAAATATCGATCACCAAAATTCAAATACAATCCTAACACAGTAAAATCCAAACAAGCTAAGTTTCCCTATACTTGAAAAAGAGCCATTCAAGAAGGGCATAGCGTTCCATGTTGGCAAAGAGGAGCAACTATGCCTGTGTCATTTtcgcggggggggggggggggggagtacGGGCTTCTTaagttttgagtttttttttttctttctatttttttaaaatgatcaaTAATGATTCCTCATTTTCCCTCTTGGTGACTCGAACATCCGACCTATTAATTAGAGAGAATGGGTTTCTTCAATTTTAAGTTGGGGCTATATAAATGAGTTATTTAGAAGTAGTATTTTTAGTATTAGATTCAAGACGTTGTCAAGTCATGATGCACGATGAACCCTGTAACTTCAGATTTACTCTGCAATCTCTTAGGTATGGATGATCTTCGGTGGGGTCCACTTTTGTGGACTGGAAGCCAGTTGGAATATTTGATCAGCTGTTTCTTGTCTCTGGTCGGCACATCTGCTAAGTCTTTTTCTCCTGCTGTTGAGTTTTCATCGTCAACTGGTTCTCCTCTTAAGTTGGATCTTCACTTGAGCTGGGACTCCTTCAACAaaatcttcttcttcagttGGAATAATCTCTTCAACTAGAATTTCTAGTAGCCTTTGATTCTTCATAAAATTTCTTTAAGTCTTCTTTTACTTTTACTTAGATTTCAACTTACTACACTTTAGCTGAAAACTTTCTGAGTCGTCAACTAATTTGATCATCATTGGAATTTTGATATCATTGAATTTTGACATCTTCAAAAGAATTTTTCCAACACTACATACTAAGTatctataaatattatatagcCCAAACCAATACTATTGTTTCTTAATTGAATAGAAATATTAAAACCTACTTTTTAACAATTTATGTAGTAAATCAAACGCTATCATTTTCATTTTGGAGGTCTCTTCATCTCTATCCACAATATTTCCCTGTAGATACTGCTGCGAAAAAGGAGATTTATCATCCAATAATCTACAGGATTATTAAAAATATCGATCACCAAAATTCAAATACAATCCTAACACAGTAAAATCCAAACAAGCTAAGTTTCCCTATACTTGAAAAAGAGCCATTCAAGAAGGGCATAGCGTTCCATGTTGGCAAAGAGGAGCAACTATGCCTGTGTCATtttcgggggggggggggggggggagtacGGGCTTCTTaagttttgagttttttttttcctttctatttttttaaaatgatcaaTAATGATTCCTCATTTTCCCTCTTGGTGACTCGAACATCCGACCTATTAATTAGAGAGAATGGGTTTCTTCAATTTTAAGTTGGGGCTATATAAATGAGTTATTTAGAAGTAGTATTTTTAGTATTAGATTCAAGATGAAAGTTAAAAATTTATCTGATAAAAAATTGTAGGTAATGTTCTTTCAAATTAACTTCTATAAACttaataatttattacaaattttaaataaggactataaaaatataatagtacaatcataattatttttattatttttatttaattaaggagttaatAGTATAAAAATACAATAGTAGAAATGAATCAAATGTTTCAGAATGTTGGTTACAAAACCTGTGTACATTAAATAAGGAAGTGAAAGTGCTGTAATAGGCCAAAATCAgtcaaaaaaagaatacaaGTAGATGGAATTTAGTACTAGGATGAGATGACAAAATCTCGCATATCTTCCAACAAATGAAACTTGGCAAAAATTATTAACTCAATAAACCAGTGCCAAAATAATTACATATGCAATCAAACTGCACATGAAGGAGCTAACTACATATGACAAAAGACAGACAATTTGGTAGGAAGATAAATATCCAACTTCTTTACATCTTGTGATCATTACAAAAGCTGGTATCCATCTCCAACCCAAAAACGAAGAAACTGTAAACATAAGTGGAGcttgttttaaaataaataaggagaTACATGATAGGTTGTGATGGAAATTGAATTGATCAAAGCATAAACTAATATGTACAAGAACATTAGATGCACTGTATATCTGATGTCTAAATACAGCATACAATCTTCCAAGTCCTTTATATACTTGTAGGCTACATGAACATTGCAAGGTGATACCGGCATGGCACAACGACCTCAATAATAACAAAGAGACAGTTATATATGAGCTATCTAACATCTTCCAAGCCTTCCCTAGATTAGTCTTCGTCCGTCTTCACCAACAAATCAAATGCATGTACTCAATAAAAACCCCAGGCACCATAGTACTAGGGTATCTTATCCCAAGCTGACAACGCCATAGGCATGAATCTTATTACCCATTCTACATCAATAGCAGACTCTGCAATCTGCTTCTACCTCATTCACATACAACAACAAACAAACAGACACGATTCACAACCAAACTGGAACTGCCTCACTGTGCATTGCAATGAATAAGTGGATTCTTATCTATCTCAATCCAATAAATTATTAGGTATGGTTTGCTTTCTACAAGAACTATCATTTTACCAGGTTCGTTCTGGTTATTCCTAAAGTGTGCTAAACTTTCATCAACATACAATATTCAACCCATAGAAATGCACATTACACTACTACCCGTTATCATATAAGCTCAGCGACAGTTACATGGTACATGATCAAAGTATGTCTTTACGTCCAAAAGGTAGTACTAATTTTCATCTTTAGTAAAACCTCTACGTTCCCAAAGTTCAAACTAATAAGCAACCAACAACTCTGACCATCTGAATCTCAACACCAATAGATTCCTACCTATCATAACAAACTTTTTTCTAGGATTATTCAGAAATCATAATATCGGTTAAGACAATATGCAGAAAAACTACAATTTAGAGAACAGACTACAACATTTTCAACATAGCACCAAGGTAAACTACTCCAGTGAACAACTAGATTAGAATATTTAAGATAAAAGTAAAGAAAGCTAGATCACAATTCATTTCAGAGGTACAAACAGTTGAATAGTAAAGCAATAAAGTTGCAAATCTTAATGAACTAATTAGCTTCCACAAAATCAAAACGTAATTAAAAGCCTCAAGACTTAAATACTCTAACCAAGACAAAAATCTTTGTTTCCCACCTTCAGCTACATCAGGCATAGAGAACAAGAAGAAACTAGGACACTACAAAATTATCatcattatcattatcattattACTCAAGTAGTTAATATAGCAAGAAAacaaaaagagagagaggaagagaaaCTAGTAGAAAAGCAATCCATACAGCAGAACAAAACAAGTCAGGAAAAGCCTTTTCTTAGTTTGAGAATGGAGGAATACATTTTCCTCCTGGAACCCACGGCATTTATTCCCATATCCTTTAGATCCTCCAACGTTAACATGGGCAATACCTCGTCATCGACCTCGTGTATCTCGAAGACGGGTGCGTATCTCCCTAACCCTAATCCGATTAACCATTCCCTCACCCCTAAATTCCCCTCATTGTTCTTCTCCGGCGAATTCACCTCGTTTAGATGCACCCCGTTGATCTCCGACACACGGGCCCGGCTCCCCCTTCTCTGCTGATCCCAAAACTGCAATCCCATGTTCTCCGCGGAGTTGATTGGGCTCTGCTGCTTAGGGCTCTCCGAACCCTCGCCCTCCAACTCTCGGAACTCTTCGTTATTATTGTCGTTCTCTTCCTGTAAGAAACTCGTGCTCTCAATTACGCCGTTATTAACCGCGGAGGAGTCGAATTTGTTCCAATTCGTGCGGGCCCTTTTTGTGGGTTTCTTCACTTTGGACTTCCGGAGGCCGAAATCGGCGTAATTCTCGGAGAGTTCGACCGAATCTTGGAAGTTggagtcggcggcggcggcgacggggGCGGCTCCGTTGACGAGGTTGGTTAACGGCCGCGTCTTGGAGGTTTTGGCGGCTAAAGATGGGTCTTTGTGGAAGCGCCAGGTTTTATTGGGGCGTCGCTGGGGAACATCGTAGGGTGGGTCGCCTCCGATCTCGCCGAGGCGGACGCTGGGGCGGCGCTGTCGCTTGGGAGGGTTGGCGGCGggggtggcggtggtggtgggatTGTCGAGAGGAGGGGGGTCTGCGGGGGGGGCGGTGGTGGTGTTGGCGGGGGGCGGGGCGGGGGAGATTTGGGCGTCCGGCTGTTGATGCTCTGTTgccatgtgtgtgtgtgagagagagagagtggagtgaGTATAATTTAGTGAGCGTGAGATGAGGAGAAGGAGAGGAGAAGGTGGAGATGGATTGTTGAGAGCGGCCTTCTATTTTTCGGCCCAAAACCTTTTCACAGACACATTTAATAACCAAAGGCCAACACAAATTAATGCCTTGCCTATACTTTTTTATGTTcatgaaaattatgttttttttattattttagttagtctataatattgaatatcatatttttatatctttaagtatatttatatttgatatttataaataattatttaaaatttatctaATAAATCGGTTTTTATGAGTCAGTTTCTCCATATTTCTAATCATTTCTTAAAACTTATGCCCTCAAATCAAATCACACTTTTAATAGATGGagtgaatattatttttatttactacTTCAGCGTCTCCTCCAAAAAATAACAAAACTTAATCTAGTTTTGTAACTATTTGCCCTTTCAAGTTGATTGGATGATATTTATAATTCACTTGTCTTTGAttgtatttgaattttaatGCAATGGTCCTTcgtttttattataaatagggttaatagtcaaaaaatacacgaagtttcaccaaatttgcattttgcacatgaccttcaaaatagTCCCATAATACATGAactattgattttgttgtaatttgcaCACGGCGAGAACTCCGGCCataattaaagttgaccggCAATGATGTGGACTATACGCGTGGCATTTTTATTGTAGGTGGCAATACGCGTGGCAATTTAATTGATCTGGCAATACACatgtcatttttattaaaaaaaaaaaaacaaaaaatcatctctctctctctcaaatcacAGCCGCATCCTCTCCTTCCTCAAGCTTTTCCACCACCGCCGGCCATCTCTTCCACCAAAATCAGGCGTCGGACCTCAGGGGATTGTAGGGGATTTGAGGGTTTTACAGATATGGCGGTGAATTGAAAGTGTGCGGTGCGGTGGAGGTGGAGGTAGAGGTGGTGCTCGGTGTCTGGAAaaggcggcggatctggggCGCCATTCCTCATCGACGCCGCCACCTTCCCCCATCTCACCTACTCCGTCTTCCTCCGCCAAGTCGTCTTTCTGTCCTCCTCCCTCAACGCCGCCTTCATCCTCCTCCACCGCTAGGAGCTAGCGCCATGGCTGCAGATCCCCAAATCGCGGCCTTCGGCctcctagatccccaaatcgcAGCCCTCGGCCTTCATCCTCTCCAACAACGTCGCCGCTTTCATCCTCCTCCACCGCTAGGAGCTAGCGCCATGGCTGCAGATCCCCAAATCGCGGCCCTCGCGAGTCTTTCCATCGCCAATACCACCCCCTCCGACCACACACACCACGCAACAACAAACACCAAACCCCAGCTCCTCTTCTTcctcgctgccgccgccgccaaaTCTGGGGATTTCCCCCTTTTTACCCCACCACCACCTCTGACCTTCTCCGACCTACACACACCACGCAAAGAGAGGGAAGAGCGGCGCCGAAAGGCAGGACGATGACTTCTCCGGTGGCTGCAGCGACCGAGATTGAGATTGAGCGGAAGTTGGGATTGAGATTTGAGCGAAAATTTGGAATTGAGATTGAGAGAGAACAAGATtgttccatttttttaatttttttattaaaaaaacgCGTTaaaaaacaacgtcgttttacATGCCGGCGGTTAGTCTACGTCtgcaatttccggctgccacgtcaaCTACGCTTAAGGTGatggtcaacgcgtgtgcaaattgcaactaaattaaaaagtgATGTATTCTAGGActaattttgaaggtcatgtgcaatttgcaaattcggTGATACTTGGTGTgttttttggctattaacccttataaATATAGTTTTCATTATGACTACATTCATCGTGAGAATGCAGTGAACGTATAAATTGCCGCATTCATAATAAGATTTATTGTACTCGAACAAAAAATCGTTTCCTCTAGAATTGAAATCCAGATAATGCATTCATTCAATAAGATGATGATGCATCAATAATAGATCTTCACAATCGAAAGGGGTAAGAATAATTCTTTATTCTCATTGTAGTGATCATAAACTGATACTCATAACAATTTAAaccataataaaaaaattacatcctccgtcccagcttatagtatccatttgagagtggcacgagttttaataaagtgattgggTGTGTTGTGAATAGAATAAGAGTCTCACCTTTTATATGAGTGTggtcccacctacttttactaaaaatagaaattgataCCAAAATATGGGACtcccaaaatagaaaagatGAATACTAAAAGTTGAGACGGTGGAGGTATTTTACTATATATTCTAGTTCCAAGCCAATTTATAGTGATATTGTTATTACTTGAACTTATTTAAGTTTATAAAATGTATAATAGTCAAATATAATTTGTTACCTTAGTTGATTATCCGTCTCAAATCGATGCAGATAGATATTACCGCGGAGCTGAGAGTTTTTGGTGTCTAATTTTTTTACATTCGTTttattgtgtgtgtatatatatatatatatatatatatatatggttaggttATAACGAAAATGCTATTTTCCGTGAGAAATTAGAACACTGAATAAGTtggtatatagtgttgaataacgatatacagttaattgataaaattttaGCTCTCTCCAAGATTTGAACCCAAGTAAAATTTCGTCCCCTCCAGATAAATATCAGTTATAGGATTTGAAAATAACGTTCCAGATTTATTCTCATATAtctctctatctatctatcCCCCTCTCTTTATATTTCTGCTATgtatgggattcgaactcaggaccatgaattcatccaacaaggtgatgaatcaaccgtaaatctcGATGGCGTAAGGattgaaaataattcttattttatatttaaaatgtatttttattttagtccacctatatatatatatatatatatatatatatatatatatatatatggatcaAGTGAGAATGAGAACGAATAAGCCAATATAAATTAATGAATAACTTGATTGTAATGTACGAATAACCATAATTCAAACTGAAATTTGAATGCTTATTCATGCAATACAAGCAGGTTATTCATGGATTTATACTGACTTAttgatataaatttatattccCACGATAAGATAACATTCTCATTGgatccaatatatatatatatatat
It contains:
- the LOC130993118 gene encoding uncharacterized protein LOC130993118; translation: MATEHQQPDAQISPAPPPANTTTAPPADPPPLDNPTTTATPAANPPKRQRRPSVRLGEIGGDPPYDVPQRRPNKTWRFHKDPSLAAKTSKTRPLTNLVNGAAPVAAAADSNFQDSVELSENYADFGLRKSKVKKPTKRARTNWNKFDSSAVNNGVIESTSFLQEENDNNNEEFRELEGEGSESPKQQSPINSAENMGLQFWDQQRRGSRARVSEINGVHLNEVNSPEKNNEGNLGVREWLIGLGLGRYAPVFEIHEVDDEVLPMLTLEDLKDMGINAVGSRRKMYSSILKLRKGFS